One window of Catharus ustulatus isolate bCatUst1 chromosome 3, bCatUst1.pri.v2, whole genome shotgun sequence genomic DNA carries:
- the BCLAF1 gene encoding bcl-2-associated transcription factor 1 isoform X2 has translation MGRSNSRSHSSRSKSRSQSSSRSRSRSHSRKKRYSSRSRSRTYSRSRSRDRVYSRDYRRDYRNNRGMRRPYGYRGRGRGYYQGGGGRYHRGGYRPVWNRRHSRSPRRGRSRSRSPKRRSVSSQRSRSRSRRSYRSSRSPRSSSSRSSSPYSKSPVSSKRRASLEKQAKKTEGAPLQESPLKNKPQDEQKDTFEHDPSESLDDFNKSSAASGDIWPGLSAYDNSPRSPHSPSIATPPSQSSSCSDAPLLSTAHSAKDTPQHSHSIQHSPERSGSGSLGNGSSRYSPSQNSPLHHIPSRRSPAKTIPPQSAPREEARVRSFYPEGGEQETAKGGKFMKRYTDEESRVYLLDRGNTREKEAQKERGSEKGRTEGEREWEEQETLDFFVDKETGKEKFNDSEGEDTEETEDYRQFRKSVLADQGKNFPTASHRNAEEEGTKYKSKISIKGSRESDGFRDEKSYKLKETGYVVERPSATKDKHKEEDKSSERLMMKKETQSPEQVKSEKLKELFDYSPPLHKNLDAREKSTFREESPLRIKMIASDSHRPEVKLKMAPVPLDDSNRPASLTKDRLLASTLVHSVKKEQEFRSIFDHIKLPQASKSTSESFIQHIVSLVHHVKEQYFKSAGMTLNERFTAYQKATEEHCTRQKSPEIHRRIDISPSTLRKHTRLTGEERVFKEENQKGDKKLRCDSADLRHDIDRRRKERSKERGDSKGSRESSGSRKQEKTPKDYKDYKSYKDDSKQKRDQDRARSSPSSSPSSSSSSSREEKDCKKERDEEFKTHHEQKEYSGFAGVNRPRGTFHDDRDDGVDYWAKRGRGRGTFQRGRGRFNFKKSGSSPKWTHDKYQGDGIVEDEEETIENNEEKDRRKEEKE, from the exons ATGGGTCGATCTAATTCTAGATCACACTCATCAAGATCGAAGTCCAGATCTCAGTCCAGCTCTAGATCAAGATCTAGATCACATTCAAGAAAAAAGAGATACAG TTCTAGGTCTCGGTCAAGGACATATTCCCGATCTCGGAGCAGAGATCGTGTTTATTCCAGAGATTATCGCAGAGATTACAGAAACAATAGAGGAATGAGACGTCCCTATGGTTACAGAGGAAGAGGTAGAGGGTATTATCAAGGAGGAGGTGGTAGATACCATCGTGGAGGTTATAGACCTGTGTGGAACCGAAGACACTCCAGAAGCCCTAGGCGTGGCCGCTCACGTTCCAGAAGTCCAAAACGAAGGTCTGTGTCTTCTCAGAGGTCCCGGAGCAGGTCTCGTCGCTCTTACAGATCCTCCCGGTCCCCAAGGTCGTCTTCATCTCGTTCTTCATCCCCATACAGCAAATCACCTGTCTCTTCCAAAAGACGCGCATCTCTGGAAAAGCAGGCAAAGAAAACTGAAGGGGCTCCTTTGCAAGAGAGTCCCttgaaaaataaaccacaagATGAACAGAAAGATACATTTGAACATGACCCATCAGAGTCTCTTGACGATTTTAACAAATCATCAGCAGCTTCTGGTGACATTTGGCCTGGCCTTTCAGCATATGATAACAGTCCAAGGTCACCCCATAGTCCTTCTATTGCCACCCCACCTAGTCAGAGTTCATCTTGCTCTGATGCCCCTCTGCTTAGCACAGCCCACTCAGCAAAGGACACACCTCagcattcccattccattcaGCATAGTCCTGAGAGATCTGGCTCTGGTTCTCTTGGAAATGGTTCTAGCCGCTATAGTCCTTCTCAGAATAGCCCATTGCATCATATCCCTTCGAGGAGAAGCCCTGCAAAGACAATCCCACCACAGAGCGCCCCCCGTGAGGAGGCTCGAGTGCGGTCGTTTTATCCTGAGGGTGGTGAGCAGGAAACTGCAAAAGGTGGAAAGTTTATGAAAAG GTACACAGATGAAGAGTCTAGAGTATACCTGCTTGATAGGGGTAATACCAGGGAGAAGGAGGCCCAGAAGGAGAGAGGATCAGAAAAAGGGAGGacagagggagaaagggaatGGGAGGAACAGGAAACTTTAGACTTTTTCGTTGATAAAGAGACTGGGAAGGAAAAGTTTAATGACTCTGAAGGGGAGGACACAGAGGAGACAGAGGATTACAGACAGTTCAGAAAATCTGTCCTGGCAGATCAGGGTAAAAATTTTCCTACTGCATCTCACCGGAatgctgaggaggaaggaacCAAATACAAATCTAAAATATCAATCAAGGGCAGTAGAGAGAGCGATGGATTTAGAGATGAGAAAAGTTATAAACTAAAAGAGACTGGCTATGTAGTGGAAAGGCCTAGTGCAACAAAAGATAAGCACAAGGAAGAAGACAAGAGTTCTGAGAGACTAATGATGAAGAAAGAAACTCAGTCACCTGAGCAGGTAAAGTCTGAAAAGCTCAAAGAACTCTTTGATTACAGTCCTCCTCTACACAAGAATCTGGATGCGAGAGAAAAATCCACCTTCAGAGAGGAGAGCCCACTTAGGATCAAAATGATAGCCAGTGACTCCCATCGTCCTGAAGTTAAACTCAAAATGGCACCAGTACCTCTTGATGATTCCAATAG ACCTGCTTCCTTGACTAAAGACAGGCTGCTTGCTAGCACACTTGTCCATTCCGTCAAGAAGGAGCAAGAGTTCCGATCCATCTTTGACCACATTAAGTTGCCACAGGCCAGCAAAAGCACATCAGAGTCATTTATTCAGCACATTGTGTCCTTGGTTCACCATGTCAAAG AGCAATACTTCAAGTCAGCTGGAATGACGCTAAATGAGAGGTTCACTGCGTATCAAAAAGCAACTGAAGAGCACTGCACCCGACAAAAGAGCCCAGAAATACATAG gAGGATTGACATCTCTCCAAGTACCCTGAGGAAGCATACCCGTTTAACAGGTGAAGAGAGAGTctttaaggaagaaaatcaaaaa GGAGATAAAAAATTAAGGTGTGATTCTGCTGATCTTCGGCATGACATTGATCGACGTAGAAAAGAACGAAGTAAAGAGCGAGGAGACTCAAAGGGTTCCAGGGAATCCAGTGGGTcaagaaagcaggagaaaactCCAAAAGATTACAAGGATTACAAATCTTACAAAGATGACAG taaacaAAAAAGAGACCAAGACCGTGCTCGGTCCTCCCCATCTTCCTCCCCATCTTCTTCCTCATCCAGTTCTCGAGAAGAAAAGGAttgcaagaaagaaagagatgaaGAATTCAAAACCCACCATGAGCAGAAAGAATACTCTGGTTTTGCAGGAGTCAACAGGCCAAGAGGCACCTTT CATGATGACAGAGACGATGGTGTGGATTATTGGGCCAAAAGAGGAAGAGGTCGTGGTACTTTCCAGCGTGGCAGAGGGCGTTTTAACTTCAAAAAGTCAGGTAGCAGTCCAAAGTGGACTCATGACAAATACCAAGGGGATGGGATTgtggaagatgaggaagaaacAATTGAGAATAATGAAGAAAAGGACAGACGCAAAGAGGAAAAG gAATAA
- the BCLAF1 gene encoding bcl-2-associated transcription factor 1 isoform X1 codes for MGRSNSRSHSSRSKSRSQSSSRSRSRSHSRKKRYSSRSRSRTYSRSRSRDRVYSRDYRRDYRNNRGMRRPYGYRGRGRGYYQGGGGRYHRGGYRPVWNRRHSRSPRRGRSRSRSPKRRSVSSQRSRSRSRRSYRSSRSPRSSSSRSSSPYSKSPVSSKRRASLEKQAKKTEGAPLQESPLKNKPQDEQKDTFEHDPSESLDDFNKSSAASGDIWPGLSAYDNSPRSPHSPSIATPPSQSSSCSDAPLLSTAHSAKDTPQHSHSIQHSPERSGSGSLGNGSSRYSPSQNSPLHHIPSRRSPAKTIPPQSAPREEARVRSFYPEGGEQETAKGGKFMKRYTDEESRVYLLDRGNTREKEAQKERGSEKGRTEGEREWEEQETLDFFVDKETGKEKFNDSEGEDTEETEDYRQFRKSVLADQGKNFPTASHRNAEEEGTKYKSKISIKGSRESDGFRDEKSYKLKETGYVVERPSATKDKHKEEDKSSERLMMKKETQSPEQVKSEKLKELFDYSPPLHKNLDAREKSTFREESPLRIKMIASDSHRPEVKLKMAPVPLDDSNRPASLTKDRLLASTLVHSVKKEQEFRSIFDHIKLPQASKSTSESFIQHIVSLVHHVKEQYFKSAGMTLNERFTAYQKATEEHCTRQKSPEIHRRIDISPSTLRKHTRLTGEERVFKEENQKGDKKLRCDSADLRHDIDRRRKERSKERGDSKGSRESSGSRKQEKTPKDYKDYKSYKDDSKQKRDQDRARSSPSSSPSSSSSSSREEKDCKKERDEEFKTHHEQKEYSGFAGVNRPRGTFFRIRGRGRARGVFAGTNTGPSNSNTTFQKRPKEEEWDPEYTPKSKKYFLHDDRDDGVDYWAKRGRGRGTFQRGRGRFNFKKSGSSPKWTHDKYQGDGIVEDEEETIENNEEKDRRKEEKE; via the exons ATGGGTCGATCTAATTCTAGATCACACTCATCAAGATCGAAGTCCAGATCTCAGTCCAGCTCTAGATCAAGATCTAGATCACATTCAAGAAAAAAGAGATACAG TTCTAGGTCTCGGTCAAGGACATATTCCCGATCTCGGAGCAGAGATCGTGTTTATTCCAGAGATTATCGCAGAGATTACAGAAACAATAGAGGAATGAGACGTCCCTATGGTTACAGAGGAAGAGGTAGAGGGTATTATCAAGGAGGAGGTGGTAGATACCATCGTGGAGGTTATAGACCTGTGTGGAACCGAAGACACTCCAGAAGCCCTAGGCGTGGCCGCTCACGTTCCAGAAGTCCAAAACGAAGGTCTGTGTCTTCTCAGAGGTCCCGGAGCAGGTCTCGTCGCTCTTACAGATCCTCCCGGTCCCCAAGGTCGTCTTCATCTCGTTCTTCATCCCCATACAGCAAATCACCTGTCTCTTCCAAAAGACGCGCATCTCTGGAAAAGCAGGCAAAGAAAACTGAAGGGGCTCCTTTGCAAGAGAGTCCCttgaaaaataaaccacaagATGAACAGAAAGATACATTTGAACATGACCCATCAGAGTCTCTTGACGATTTTAACAAATCATCAGCAGCTTCTGGTGACATTTGGCCTGGCCTTTCAGCATATGATAACAGTCCAAGGTCACCCCATAGTCCTTCTATTGCCACCCCACCTAGTCAGAGTTCATCTTGCTCTGATGCCCCTCTGCTTAGCACAGCCCACTCAGCAAAGGACACACCTCagcattcccattccattcaGCATAGTCCTGAGAGATCTGGCTCTGGTTCTCTTGGAAATGGTTCTAGCCGCTATAGTCCTTCTCAGAATAGCCCATTGCATCATATCCCTTCGAGGAGAAGCCCTGCAAAGACAATCCCACCACAGAGCGCCCCCCGTGAGGAGGCTCGAGTGCGGTCGTTTTATCCTGAGGGTGGTGAGCAGGAAACTGCAAAAGGTGGAAAGTTTATGAAAAG GTACACAGATGAAGAGTCTAGAGTATACCTGCTTGATAGGGGTAATACCAGGGAGAAGGAGGCCCAGAAGGAGAGAGGATCAGAAAAAGGGAGGacagagggagaaagggaatGGGAGGAACAGGAAACTTTAGACTTTTTCGTTGATAAAGAGACTGGGAAGGAAAAGTTTAATGACTCTGAAGGGGAGGACACAGAGGAGACAGAGGATTACAGACAGTTCAGAAAATCTGTCCTGGCAGATCAGGGTAAAAATTTTCCTACTGCATCTCACCGGAatgctgaggaggaaggaacCAAATACAAATCTAAAATATCAATCAAGGGCAGTAGAGAGAGCGATGGATTTAGAGATGAGAAAAGTTATAAACTAAAAGAGACTGGCTATGTAGTGGAAAGGCCTAGTGCAACAAAAGATAAGCACAAGGAAGAAGACAAGAGTTCTGAGAGACTAATGATGAAGAAAGAAACTCAGTCACCTGAGCAGGTAAAGTCTGAAAAGCTCAAAGAACTCTTTGATTACAGTCCTCCTCTACACAAGAATCTGGATGCGAGAGAAAAATCCACCTTCAGAGAGGAGAGCCCACTTAGGATCAAAATGATAGCCAGTGACTCCCATCGTCCTGAAGTTAAACTCAAAATGGCACCAGTACCTCTTGATGATTCCAATAG ACCTGCTTCCTTGACTAAAGACAGGCTGCTTGCTAGCACACTTGTCCATTCCGTCAAGAAGGAGCAAGAGTTCCGATCCATCTTTGACCACATTAAGTTGCCACAGGCCAGCAAAAGCACATCAGAGTCATTTATTCAGCACATTGTGTCCTTGGTTCACCATGTCAAAG AGCAATACTTCAAGTCAGCTGGAATGACGCTAAATGAGAGGTTCACTGCGTATCAAAAAGCAACTGAAGAGCACTGCACCCGACAAAAGAGCCCAGAAATACATAG gAGGATTGACATCTCTCCAAGTACCCTGAGGAAGCATACCCGTTTAACAGGTGAAGAGAGAGTctttaaggaagaaaatcaaaaa GGAGATAAAAAATTAAGGTGTGATTCTGCTGATCTTCGGCATGACATTGATCGACGTAGAAAAGAACGAAGTAAAGAGCGAGGAGACTCAAAGGGTTCCAGGGAATCCAGTGGGTcaagaaagcaggagaaaactCCAAAAGATTACAAGGATTACAAATCTTACAAAGATGACAG taaacaAAAAAGAGACCAAGACCGTGCTCGGTCCTCCCCATCTTCCTCCCCATCTTCTTCCTCATCCAGTTCTCGAGAAGAAAAGGAttgcaagaaagaaagagatgaaGAATTCAAAACCCACCATGAGCAGAAAGAATACTCTGGTTTTGCAGGAGTCAACAGGCCAAGAGGCACCTTT TTTCGAATTAGGGGCAGAGGAAGAGCCAGAGGAGTCTTTGCTGGAACAAATACTGGTCCCAGCAACTCAAATACTACTTTTCAGAAGAGACCGAAGGAAGAGGAATGGGATCCTGAATATACCCCAAAAAGCAAGAAATACTTCTTG CATGATGACAGAGACGATGGTGTGGATTATTGGGCCAAAAGAGGAAGAGGTCGTGGTACTTTCCAGCGTGGCAGAGGGCGTTTTAACTTCAAAAAGTCAGGTAGCAGTCCAAAGTGGACTCATGACAAATACCAAGGGGATGGGATTgtggaagatgaggaagaaacAATTGAGAATAATGAAGAAAAGGACAGACGCAAAGAGGAAAAG gAATAA
- the BCLAF1 gene encoding bcl-2-associated transcription factor 1 isoform X4, which yields MGRSNSRSHSSRSKSRSQSSSRSRSRSHSRKKRYSSRSRSRTYSRSRSRDRVYSRDYRRDYRNNRGMRRPYGYRGRGRGYYQGGGGRYHRGGYRPVWNRRHSRSPRRGRSRSRSPKRRSVSSQRSRSRSRRSYRSSRSPRSSSSRSSSPYSKSPVSSKRRASLEKQAKKTEGAPLQESPLKNKPQDEQKDTFEHDPSESLDDFNKSSAASGDIWPGLSAYDNSPRSPHSPSIATPPSQSSSCSDAPLLSTAHSAKDTPQHSHSIQHSPERSGSGSLGNGSSRYSPSQNSPLHHIPSRRSPAKTIPPQSAPREEARVRSFYPEGGEQETAKGGKFMKSPPLHKNLDAREKSTFREESPLRIKMIASDSHRPEVKLKMAPVPLDDSNRPASLTKDRLLASTLVHSVKKEQEFRSIFDHIKLPQASKSTSESFIQHIVSLVHHVKEQYFKSAGMTLNERFTAYQKATEEHCTRQKSPEIHRRIDISPSTLRKHTRLTGEERVFKEENQKGDKKLRCDSADLRHDIDRRRKERSKERGDSKGSRESSGSRKQEKTPKDYKDYKSYKDDSKQKRDQDRARSSPSSSPSSSSSSSREEKDCKKERDEEFKTHHEQKEYSGFAGVNRPRGTFFRIRGRGRARGVFAGTNTGPSNSNTTFQKRPKEEEWDPEYTPKSKKYFLHDDRDDGVDYWAKRGRGRGTFQRGRGRFNFKKSGSSPKWTHDKYQGDGIVEDEEETIENNEEKDRRKEEKE from the exons ATGGGTCGATCTAATTCTAGATCACACTCATCAAGATCGAAGTCCAGATCTCAGTCCAGCTCTAGATCAAGATCTAGATCACATTCAAGAAAAAAGAGATACAG TTCTAGGTCTCGGTCAAGGACATATTCCCGATCTCGGAGCAGAGATCGTGTTTATTCCAGAGATTATCGCAGAGATTACAGAAACAATAGAGGAATGAGACGTCCCTATGGTTACAGAGGAAGAGGTAGAGGGTATTATCAAGGAGGAGGTGGTAGATACCATCGTGGAGGTTATAGACCTGTGTGGAACCGAAGACACTCCAGAAGCCCTAGGCGTGGCCGCTCACGTTCCAGAAGTCCAAAACGAAGGTCTGTGTCTTCTCAGAGGTCCCGGAGCAGGTCTCGTCGCTCTTACAGATCCTCCCGGTCCCCAAGGTCGTCTTCATCTCGTTCTTCATCCCCATACAGCAAATCACCTGTCTCTTCCAAAAGACGCGCATCTCTGGAAAAGCAGGCAAAGAAAACTGAAGGGGCTCCTTTGCAAGAGAGTCCCttgaaaaataaaccacaagATGAACAGAAAGATACATTTGAACATGACCCATCAGAGTCTCTTGACGATTTTAACAAATCATCAGCAGCTTCTGGTGACATTTGGCCTGGCCTTTCAGCATATGATAACAGTCCAAGGTCACCCCATAGTCCTTCTATTGCCACCCCACCTAGTCAGAGTTCATCTTGCTCTGATGCCCCTCTGCTTAGCACAGCCCACTCAGCAAAGGACACACCTCagcattcccattccattcaGCATAGTCCTGAGAGATCTGGCTCTGGTTCTCTTGGAAATGGTTCTAGCCGCTATAGTCCTTCTCAGAATAGCCCATTGCATCATATCCCTTCGAGGAGAAGCCCTGCAAAGACAATCCCACCACAGAGCGCCCCCCGTGAGGAGGCTCGAGTGCGGTCGTTTTATCCTGAGGGTGGTGAGCAGGAAACTGCAAAAGGTGGAAAGTTTATGAAAAG TCCTCCTCTACACAAGAATCTGGATGCGAGAGAAAAATCCACCTTCAGAGAGGAGAGCCCACTTAGGATCAAAATGATAGCCAGTGACTCCCATCGTCCTGAAGTTAAACTCAAAATGGCACCAGTACCTCTTGATGATTCCAATAG ACCTGCTTCCTTGACTAAAGACAGGCTGCTTGCTAGCACACTTGTCCATTCCGTCAAGAAGGAGCAAGAGTTCCGATCCATCTTTGACCACATTAAGTTGCCACAGGCCAGCAAAAGCACATCAGAGTCATTTATTCAGCACATTGTGTCCTTGGTTCACCATGTCAAAG AGCAATACTTCAAGTCAGCTGGAATGACGCTAAATGAGAGGTTCACTGCGTATCAAAAAGCAACTGAAGAGCACTGCACCCGACAAAAGAGCCCAGAAATACATAG gAGGATTGACATCTCTCCAAGTACCCTGAGGAAGCATACCCGTTTAACAGGTGAAGAGAGAGTctttaaggaagaaaatcaaaaa GGAGATAAAAAATTAAGGTGTGATTCTGCTGATCTTCGGCATGACATTGATCGACGTAGAAAAGAACGAAGTAAAGAGCGAGGAGACTCAAAGGGTTCCAGGGAATCCAGTGGGTcaagaaagcaggagaaaactCCAAAAGATTACAAGGATTACAAATCTTACAAAGATGACAG taaacaAAAAAGAGACCAAGACCGTGCTCGGTCCTCCCCATCTTCCTCCCCATCTTCTTCCTCATCCAGTTCTCGAGAAGAAAAGGAttgcaagaaagaaagagatgaaGAATTCAAAACCCACCATGAGCAGAAAGAATACTCTGGTTTTGCAGGAGTCAACAGGCCAAGAGGCACCTTT TTTCGAATTAGGGGCAGAGGAAGAGCCAGAGGAGTCTTTGCTGGAACAAATACTGGTCCCAGCAACTCAAATACTACTTTTCAGAAGAGACCGAAGGAAGAGGAATGGGATCCTGAATATACCCCAAAAAGCAAGAAATACTTCTTG CATGATGACAGAGACGATGGTGTGGATTATTGGGCCAAAAGAGGAAGAGGTCGTGGTACTTTCCAGCGTGGCAGAGGGCGTTTTAACTTCAAAAAGTCAGGTAGCAGTCCAAAGTGGACTCATGACAAATACCAAGGGGATGGGATTgtggaagatgaggaagaaacAATTGAGAATAATGAAGAAAAGGACAGACGCAAAGAGGAAAAG gAATAA
- the BCLAF1 gene encoding bcl-2-associated transcription factor 1 isoform X5: MGRSNSRSHSSRSKSRSQSSSRSRSRSHSRKKRYSSRSRSRTYSRSRSRDRVYSRDYRRDYRNNRGMRRPYGYRGRGRGYYQGGGGRYHRGGYRPVWNRRHSRSPRRGRSRSRSPKRRSVSSQRSRSRSRRSYRSSRSPRSSSSRSSSPYSKSPVSSKRRASLEKQAKKTEGAPLQESPLKNKPQDEQKDTFEHDPSESLDDFNKSSAASGDIWPGLSAYDNSPRSPHSPSIATPPSQSSSCSDAPLLSTAHSAKDTPQHSHSIQHSPERSGSGSLGNGSSRYSPSQNSPLHHIPSRRSPAKTIPPQSAPREEARVRSFYPEGGEQETAKGGKFMKSPPLHKNLDAREKSTFREESPLRIKMIASDSHRPEVKLKMAPVPLDDSNRPASLTKDRLLASTLVHSVKKEQEFRSIFDHIKLPQASKSTSESFIQHIVSLVHHVKEQYFKSAGMTLNERFTAYQKATEEHCTRQKSPEIHRRIDISPSTLRKHTRLTGEERVFKEENQKGDKKLRCDSADLRHDIDRRRKERSKERGDSKGSRESSGSRKQEKTPKDYKDYKSYKDDSKQKRDQDRARSSPSSSPSSSSSSSREEKDCKKERDEEFKTHHEQKEYSGFAGVNRPRGTFHDDRDDGVDYWAKRGRGRGTFQRGRGRFNFKKSGSSPKWTHDKYQGDGIVEDEEETIENNEEKDRRKEEKE, translated from the exons ATGGGTCGATCTAATTCTAGATCACACTCATCAAGATCGAAGTCCAGATCTCAGTCCAGCTCTAGATCAAGATCTAGATCACATTCAAGAAAAAAGAGATACAG TTCTAGGTCTCGGTCAAGGACATATTCCCGATCTCGGAGCAGAGATCGTGTTTATTCCAGAGATTATCGCAGAGATTACAGAAACAATAGAGGAATGAGACGTCCCTATGGTTACAGAGGAAGAGGTAGAGGGTATTATCAAGGAGGAGGTGGTAGATACCATCGTGGAGGTTATAGACCTGTGTGGAACCGAAGACACTCCAGAAGCCCTAGGCGTGGCCGCTCACGTTCCAGAAGTCCAAAACGAAGGTCTGTGTCTTCTCAGAGGTCCCGGAGCAGGTCTCGTCGCTCTTACAGATCCTCCCGGTCCCCAAGGTCGTCTTCATCTCGTTCTTCATCCCCATACAGCAAATCACCTGTCTCTTCCAAAAGACGCGCATCTCTGGAAAAGCAGGCAAAGAAAACTGAAGGGGCTCCTTTGCAAGAGAGTCCCttgaaaaataaaccacaagATGAACAGAAAGATACATTTGAACATGACCCATCAGAGTCTCTTGACGATTTTAACAAATCATCAGCAGCTTCTGGTGACATTTGGCCTGGCCTTTCAGCATATGATAACAGTCCAAGGTCACCCCATAGTCCTTCTATTGCCACCCCACCTAGTCAGAGTTCATCTTGCTCTGATGCCCCTCTGCTTAGCACAGCCCACTCAGCAAAGGACACACCTCagcattcccattccattcaGCATAGTCCTGAGAGATCTGGCTCTGGTTCTCTTGGAAATGGTTCTAGCCGCTATAGTCCTTCTCAGAATAGCCCATTGCATCATATCCCTTCGAGGAGAAGCCCTGCAAAGACAATCCCACCACAGAGCGCCCCCCGTGAGGAGGCTCGAGTGCGGTCGTTTTATCCTGAGGGTGGTGAGCAGGAAACTGCAAAAGGTGGAAAGTTTATGAAAAG TCCTCCTCTACACAAGAATCTGGATGCGAGAGAAAAATCCACCTTCAGAGAGGAGAGCCCACTTAGGATCAAAATGATAGCCAGTGACTCCCATCGTCCTGAAGTTAAACTCAAAATGGCACCAGTACCTCTTGATGATTCCAATAG ACCTGCTTCCTTGACTAAAGACAGGCTGCTTGCTAGCACACTTGTCCATTCCGTCAAGAAGGAGCAAGAGTTCCGATCCATCTTTGACCACATTAAGTTGCCACAGGCCAGCAAAAGCACATCAGAGTCATTTATTCAGCACATTGTGTCCTTGGTTCACCATGTCAAAG AGCAATACTTCAAGTCAGCTGGAATGACGCTAAATGAGAGGTTCACTGCGTATCAAAAAGCAACTGAAGAGCACTGCACCCGACAAAAGAGCCCAGAAATACATAG gAGGATTGACATCTCTCCAAGTACCCTGAGGAAGCATACCCGTTTAACAGGTGAAGAGAGAGTctttaaggaagaaaatcaaaaa GGAGATAAAAAATTAAGGTGTGATTCTGCTGATCTTCGGCATGACATTGATCGACGTAGAAAAGAACGAAGTAAAGAGCGAGGAGACTCAAAGGGTTCCAGGGAATCCAGTGGGTcaagaaagcaggagaaaactCCAAAAGATTACAAGGATTACAAATCTTACAAAGATGACAG taaacaAAAAAGAGACCAAGACCGTGCTCGGTCCTCCCCATCTTCCTCCCCATCTTCTTCCTCATCCAGTTCTCGAGAAGAAAAGGAttgcaagaaagaaagagatgaaGAATTCAAAACCCACCATGAGCAGAAAGAATACTCTGGTTTTGCAGGAGTCAACAGGCCAAGAGGCACCTTT CATGATGACAGAGACGATGGTGTGGATTATTGGGCCAAAAGAGGAAGAGGTCGTGGTACTTTCCAGCGTGGCAGAGGGCGTTTTAACTTCAAAAAGTCAGGTAGCAGTCCAAAGTGGACTCATGACAAATACCAAGGGGATGGGATTgtggaagatgaggaagaaacAATTGAGAATAATGAAGAAAAGGACAGACGCAAAGAGGAAAAG gAATAA